The Candidatus Zixiibacteriota bacterium region GGCTGGTCGGGTTCGCGCTCGGCAAAACCAAGGCTCCGGGATCATGGGAGTTGCGCTATAACTACCGGCGGGTCGAAGCGGACGCCGTGGTGGGCATATTCACCGATTCGGATTTCCGTGAAGGCGGCACCGACGCTCGCGGGCACGAGTTCGGCGGTAACCTGCAACTGGCCCGGAACACGACTTTCGGAGTCACTTACTTCGTGAATGAAATTGGGCTGGAGGCCCAGTCGCCGACCGACTTCACGAGGCTGCAGGTGGATCTGCAGGTGAAGTTCTGAACAATATTAGTCTACTGTTAATAGTGTGATCACGTGCGAATGATTTGTCAGGGAGCGTGTATCCTCAATACCGGAAACACAAGGATAGAGGAAACGATATGAAGAAGTTGATGATTGCTGGTGCGGCGCTCATGGTCCTGGGCGCGATGGCGGTCGCAGGAGGCGCGATTACCATCAAAGGGTCCGATACGCTGGTCCGTCTCGGTCAGCGCTGGGCCGAAGTGTACATGGAGAAGAACCCCGGAGCCATCATTCAGGTGTCGGGGGGAGGATCGGGAACCGGTATTGCAGCGCTGTTGAACAGCGCCACCGATGTCTGCCAGTCTTCGCGCGACATGAAGGAAAAAGAAAACAAGCTCGCTGCAGAAAAGGGGCTGAAGGCCTACCGGGTCTCGGTGGCGCTCGACGGTATCGCTGTGTTTCTTCATGAGAAGAATCCCGTCACCGAGCTCAGTTTCGCGCAGCTGAAAGGCATTTATACCGGCGCGATCACGAACTGGAAAGAGGTCGGCGGCCCGGACGCCCGCATTATCGTGTACGGTCGTGAGAACAACTCGGGCACGTACGCTTTCTTCAAGGAGCACGTCCTTGACGAAGAGGACTTCTCCGACTTTACTCAGACGCTTCCCGGCACGGCAGCCGTGGTGAACGCGGTGTCGAAGGATCCGAATGGTATCGGCTACGGCGGTATTGCGTGGGCCACGGGCGTGAAGTACGCGGCGGTGCGCAAGGGCGACAATGATCCGGCGATCGAACCGACCATGGAGGCGGTGTCGAACGGCACCTACCCGATTTCGCGCGACCTCTACTGGTTCTTCGCTGCCAAGCCCGAAGGCGAGCTCAAAAAGCTGGTGAACTGGGCGCTCTCCGAGGAGGGCCAGAAAGTCGCGGCTGATATGGACTACGTCCCGCTGCCGAAAGACAAAGCCGCAGCCAATGTGGTGAAATAGTCGCGAACGACGACTCGACGTCTTCGCAGAGTCGTTCAATACTTGAACCATCGGAGCGGGGCCGGGCGCCCCGCTCCGCCTGGTGTGAAAGTTATCCGGCGTCATGCGCGAACTGAAGTTTAAACCTAAATCCCGCTGGCGTGAGTTTCTCGGGGAGAAATTCATCGCCGTTAACGCCCTGGTCGCATTGTTCAGCATCCTGCTGATCTTCGTTTTCATTTTCAAGGAGGCGGTCCCGGTCTTCACCGATGCCGAGGTGCAGGAGGAGGCCAGCCTGCATAAAATGACGTTCAAGCAGGAGTACTACGAAGGGCGTGATCCGAAGTGGTCATGGCAGCCGAACTCCGAGGTGCCGAAATACTCGCTGTTCCCGCTGCTGCTCGGAACGCTCAAGGCGGCAATCATCGCCATGCTCGTGGCGATTCCCCTCGGTGTCGGGGCGGCCATCTACTCGTCGGAATTCGCCGGCCACCGCACCCGCGAGATTATCAAGCCCGCGATCGAGATGCTCGCCGCGATTCCCTCGGTTGTACTCGGCTTCTTTGCGCTCATGATCCTCGCGAGTTTTCTTCAGAGCACGTTTGGATTCGTCTTTCGCCTCAACGCGATAAACGCCGGTATCGCGCTCGGGCTGGCGGTTGTGCCGATCATATTTACGGTCGCCGAGGACGCGATGACGTCGGTCCCTCGTTCGCTGCGTGACGCCGCCGTCGCACTCGGAGCCAACCCGTGGCAGGTGTCGATCACCATGGTTTTGCCGGCGGCCATGCCCGGGATTGCGGCCGGGATCGTGCTGGGGTTCGGTCGGGCCATCGGCGAGACGATGATCGTCCTGATGGCGTCGGGCAACGCCGCTATCATATCGGGCAGCTTTGTCGAATCTATCCGCACCTTCTCCGCCACCATCGCCGCCGAGCTTGCCGAGGTTGTGTTCGGTGACACGCACTATACGGTGCTCTTTTTCATCGGCTCGCTGCTGTTTGTTTTCACCTTCGTCGTCAACCTTGCGGGCGACATGGTGCTCGTCCGGCTGAAGGAAAGGCTGCAGGGAAGGTCGCGATGACGGTAACGCGTGCGTTCATTCGGGACAATCCGGCGCCGGTCGACGCGCTGCCGTTTTCGCCGAAATCCTCGGGTATGATCCCGCGGGGACTTACGTTCACCGCAGCCATACTCATTCTGCTGATCCTGGCGATCATCATGGGCAGTATTGTGTGGGGCGGCGCCGGCACAATCACCTGGGACTTTTTGTCGAGTCCTCCGGAAGACGGAATGGAAGGCGGCGGCGTCTTCCCCGCAATATTCGGCACGGTCGCGCTCGTGCTGCTGATGGTGATTGCGGTGGTCCCGATCGGCGTGATGACCGCTATCTACATGCAGGAGTACACCTCGCCGGACTCACGCCTGACCCGCCTGATCCGCGTCGCCATAAACAACTTGGCGGGTGTGCCGTCGATTGTATTCGGCCTGTTCGGGCTGGGGTTCTTCATCGGATTTATCGGAGGGGGGCTTGACTCGCTTTTCTTTGAAGGTTCCGGGCCCGTGTGGGGTCAGCCGGCCATAATCTGGGCGGCGTCGACGCTCGCCTTGCTGACCCTGCCGGTCGTCATTGTCTCGACCGAAGAGGCGCTCAAGACGATCCCGCGCGAACTGAAAGAAGCCAGTTACGCCCTCGGCGGGACGCGGCTGCAGACGATCTGGCGTGTGATTATCCCGCAGGCGATGCCCGGAATCTTCACCGGCGCCATACTGGCGATATCGCGCGGCGCGGGCGAGGTCGCGCCGATCATGTTTACGGGTGCGGCCTACTACCTGCCGTACCTTCCGACCAAGCTCAACGACCAGTTTATGGAACTGGGCTACCATATTTACGTGATGGCGACCCAGTCGCCCGATATCGAAGCGACCAAGCCGATTTTGTTCGGAACGGTCCTCGTACTGCTGCTGCTGACATTCGCGCTGAATTCGGTGGCGGTGCTGATTCGTTCACGAATGAGAAAGAGTCGATCCCATGCCGCATGAGTACTCAGTGAACAACACCGAACAGCGGAGCGCAGCGACGGACACGGATATCCAACCCCGGGTCAAGATGAGCGCCGTCGGACTTCGCTTTTTCTACGGGAAGCTGCAGGCGTTGCACGACGTCTCCCTGGATATGCTGGAACACCGCGTGACCGCGCTGATCGGGCCGTCGGGCTGCGGCAAATCCACGTTTCTTCGCTCGCTCAACCGCATGAACGAGACCATCCCCGGCGCGCGGCTTGATGGAACCGTGCTGCTTGACGGTCGTAACGTCTACCGCGATTTCACGGATCCGTCGCAGCTCCGAACGCGCGTGGGAATGGTCTTCCAGAAGTCGAACCCCTTTCCCAAGTCGATCTTCGACAACGTGGCGTACGGTCTTCGTGTCAACGGCATCAAGGACAAGCAGTTGATCGTCGAAGTAGTCGAAGATGCGCTCAGGCGGGCGGCGTTGTGGGACGAGGTCAAGGACAAGCTCGATCGGAGCGCGTTTATGCTCTCCGGCGGCCAGCAGCAGCGCCTGTGTATCGCACGGGCGCTCGCGGTACGCCCCGA contains the following coding sequences:
- the pstC gene encoding phosphate ABC transporter permease subunit PstC, with the protein product MRELKFKPKSRWREFLGEKFIAVNALVALFSILLIFVFIFKEAVPVFTDAEVQEEASLHKMTFKQEYYEGRDPKWSWQPNSEVPKYSLFPLLLGTLKAAIIAMLVAIPLGVGAAIYSSEFAGHRTREIIKPAIEMLAAIPSVVLGFFALMILASFLQSTFGFVFRLNAINAGIALGLAVVPIIFTVAEDAMTSVPRSLRDAAVALGANPWQVSITMVLPAAMPGIAAGIVLGFGRAIGETMIVLMASGNAAIISGSFVESIRTFSATIAAELAEVVFGDTHYTVLFFIGSLLFVFTFVVNLAGDMVLVRLKERLQGRSR
- the pstA gene encoding phosphate ABC transporter permease PstA: MIPRGLTFTAAILILLILAIIMGSIVWGGAGTITWDFLSSPPEDGMEGGGVFPAIFGTVALVLLMVIAVVPIGVMTAIYMQEYTSPDSRLTRLIRVAINNLAGVPSIVFGLFGLGFFIGFIGGGLDSLFFEGSGPVWGQPAIIWAASTLALLTLPVVIVSTEEALKTIPRELKEASYALGGTRLQTIWRVIIPQAMPGIFTGAILAISRGAGEVAPIMFTGAAYYLPYLPTKLNDQFMELGYHIYVMATQSPDIEATKPILFGTVLVLLLLTFALNSVAVLIRSRMRKSRSHAA
- the pstB gene encoding phosphate ABC transporter ATP-binding protein PstB; its protein translation is MSAVGLRFFYGKLQALHDVSLDMLEHRVTALIGPSGCGKSTFLRSLNRMNETIPGARLDGTVLLDGRNVYRDFTDPSQLRTRVGMVFQKSNPFPKSIFDNVAYGLRVNGIKDKQLIVEVVEDALRRAALWDEVKDKLDRSAFMLSGGQQQRLCIARALAVRPEVILMDEPASALDPISTARIEDLIAELKNSYTIVIVTHNMQQAARVSDFTAFFFEGKLIEAGETKQMFTRPSVKKTEDYITGRFG
- a CDS encoding phosphate ABC transporter substrate-binding protein; its protein translation is MKKLMIAGAALMVLGAMAVAGGAITIKGSDTLVRLGQRWAEVYMEKNPGAIIQVSGGGSGTGIAALLNSATDVCQSSRDMKEKENKLAAEKGLKAYRVSVALDGIAVFLHEKNPVTELSFAQLKGIYTGAITNWKEVGGPDARIIVYGRENNSGTYAFFKEHVLDEEDFSDFTQTLPGTAAVVNAVSKDPNGIGYGGIAWATGVKYAAVRKGDNDPAIEPTMEAVSNGTYPISRDLYWFFAAKPEGELKKLVNWALSEEGQKVAADMDYVPLPKDKAAANVVK